In Campylobacter vicugnae, a genomic segment contains:
- the pheS gene encoding phenylalanine--tRNA ligase subunit alpha, with translation MQDIITKIDSAVSLDELEQIRLELFGKKGSITAEFTRLKDVEPENKKAYAQSLNIKRDTLTAKLNEKKAVLESEYIKAKMKSEAIDISLFNEPLSTGALHPVMETMDKIIEYFVAQNFSIETGPLIEDDFHNFEALNLPKYHPARDMQDTFYLKDFRLLRTHTSPVQVRTMLNQKPPIRMIAPGSVFRRDLDLTHTPMFHQVEGLVVEEESKVSFANLKYILEDFLRYMFGDVKVRFRPSFFPFTEPSTEVDISCIFCSGCGCRVCKQTGWLEVLGSGVVDPNVFKAVGYKNVSGYAFGLGVERFAMLLHRIPDLRSLFEGDIRLLEQFK, from the coding sequence TTGCAAGATATTATTACTAAAATCGACTCAGCTGTAAGCTTAGATGAGTTGGAACAAATTCGGCTTGAACTATTTGGTAAAAAGGGTAGTATTACGGCTGAATTTACTAGATTAAAAGATGTTGAGCCTGAGAATAAAAAGGCTTATGCACAAAGTTTAAATATTAAAAGAGATACTTTAACTGCAAAGTTAAATGAGAAAAAAGCTGTTCTTGAGAGCGAGTATATTAAGGCTAAGATGAAGAGTGAAGCTATTGATATTTCACTATTTAATGAACCACTTTCTACTGGTGCGTTACATCCGGTGATGGAGACAATGGATAAGATTATTGAATATTTTGTAGCACAAAATTTTAGTATCGAGACTGGTCCATTAATAGAAGATGATTTTCATAATTTTGAGGCTTTGAATTTGCCTAAATATCACCCAGCAAGAGATATGCAAGATACATTTTATCTAAAAGATTTTAGACTTCTTAGAACTCATACTAGCCCAGTTCAAGTTCGTACTATGCTAAATCAAAAACCACCAATTCGTATGATAGCACCTGGTTCTGTTTTTCGTAGAGATTTAGATCTCACTCATACTCCGATGTTTCATCAAGTAGAAGGTCTAGTAGTAGAAGAAGAATCAAAAGTTAGCTTTGCAAATTTAAAATATATCTTAGAGGATTTTTTAAGATATATGTTTGGTGATGTTAAAGTAAGATTCCGCCCTAGCTTCTTCCCATTTACTGAGCCTAGTACAGAAGTTGATATTAGCTGTATATTTTGTAGCGGATGTGGATGTAGGGTTTGTAAGCAAACTGGCTGGCTAGAAGTGCTTGGTAGTGGCGTAGTAGATCCAAATGTATTTAAAGCAGTAGGATATAAAAATGTAAGTGGATATGCATTTGGACTTGGCGTGGAGCGTTTTGCAATGTTGCTTCATAGAATTCCTGATCTTAGAAGCTTATTTGAAGGGGATATTAGACTATTGGAGCAGTTTAAATGA
- the pheT gene encoding phenylalanine--tRNA ligase subunit beta yields MIISKNWLNEIIDLSNFSTEQICAKLNSIGLEVDSVTNITIPDNIVVGYVKSCVKHENSDHLHVCEVDVGNKVLQIVCGAKNATADIYVAVAMVGAVMPNGLEIKEAKLRGVQSSGMLCSSTELGLPKINDGIIILDDSIGELILGKELKEYDVLNDDIIEIELTPNRGDCLSVYGIARDLSAAFDITMRDAKPNSEEDRQLGIGRLLSVHCEDKISGAFAYRAIEINQSFKQRVKLALRAAIIDSDMSTNLERVLEYLTHYTGVIFRAYDHGKLANSSDEKISLTIKKLSNGAYGVGCNDKILSIAGISQSDEARVDENTKIAIIEASYIDPNLVSEVLGNNKDMKKDEFAYRSTRGSEPNLNYAMNILFNLLAKNNSISPYSGTQQVQLDKEQIAISFSASDISSMIGMQVSSSDIAKILKKLGFEISANSEKEQIYAKVPLYRHDIANSHDICEEIVRIIGIDNIPARALEYSEKNRINDAYERYKLSRDIRQKAANLGFFESVHYLFDNPIELKELGVACSSEVLLNPINSELSVLKPTLINHLLNAVSFNIKNSKRSVKLFEFGDVISKDGIQRAKFGFVFSGLLSEPTLLNGAKPDTINFIHFANLIQNILGKIELKKSNDIGFLSEFEQAKVYQNGEYIGYIGRANAIVEQSKDLFTTYICEIDFDNLKANKKLANPYSKFQSLSRDLSIIMPKDMPYLRIKELIEGLNIKSLKEFLPVDIYADESLGDNISLSVKFTFQDDAKTLEDEEIVAIMDEILTALKDNLGIGLR; encoded by the coding sequence ATGATAATAAGCAAAAATTGGTTAAATGAGATTATAGATCTTTCAAATTTTAGTACAGAGCAGATCTGTGCAAAGCTAAATTCAATCGGATTAGAAGTAGATAGTGTTACTAATATAACAATACCTGATAATATTGTAGTTGGCTATGTTAAGAGTTGTGTAAAGCATGAAAATAGCGATCATTTGCATGTTTGTGAAGTAGATGTTGGCAATAAGGTTTTACAAATAGTTTGTGGTGCTAAAAATGCAACTGCAGATATATATGTAGCTGTAGCTATGGTAGGTGCTGTAATGCCAAATGGTTTAGAGATTAAAGAGGCTAAGCTAAGAGGCGTACAAAGCAGTGGAATGTTATGTTCATCAACAGAGCTTGGCCTACCTAAGATAAATGATGGAATTATAATATTAGATGATAGTATCGGAGAGTTAATTTTAGGTAAAGAGCTAAAAGAGTATGATGTTTTAAATGATGATATTATAGAGATTGAACTAACGCCAAATCGTGGAGATTGCTTAAGCGTTTATGGTATTGCTAGGGATTTATCAGCTGCTTTTGATATTACTATGAGAGATGCTAAGCCAAATAGCGAAGAAGATAGACAGCTTGGAATTGGTCGTTTGCTTAGTGTGCATTGTGAAGATAAAATTAGTGGAGCTTTTGCTTATAGAGCAATTGAGATTAATCAAAGTTTTAAACAAAGGGTCAAGCTAGCGCTTAGAGCTGCAATTATAGATTCAGATATGAGTACAAATTTAGAGCGTGTATTAGAGTATCTTACTCACTATACTGGAGTTATATTTAGAGCTTATGATCATGGCAAACTTGCAAATAGTAGCGATGAAAAGATATCTTTAACAATTAAAAAATTAAGCAATGGTGCATATGGAGTTGGCTGCAATGATAAGATTTTAAGCATTGCTGGTATTAGTCAAAGTGATGAAGCTAGAGTAGATGAAAATACTAAAATTGCCATTATAGAAGCTAGTTACATAGATCCAAATTTGGTCTCAGAGGTTCTAGGCAATAATAAGGATATGAAAAAAGATGAGTTTGCTTATAGATCAACTCGTGGATCTGAGCCAAATTTAAATTATGCTATGAATATATTATTTAATCTTTTGGCTAAAAATAATAGTATATCGCCATATTCTGGCACTCAACAAGTGCAATTAGATAAGGAGCAGATTGCTATTAGTTTTAGTGCATCTGATATTAGCTCTATGATTGGTATGCAAGTAAGTAGTAGTGATATTGCTAAAATTCTTAAAAAGCTTGGCTTTGAGATTAGTGCAAATTCTGAAAAAGAGCAAATTTATGCAAAAGTACCACTATATCGTCATGATATAGCAAATTCGCATGATATTTGCGAAGAGATTGTAAGGATTATTGGAATTGATAATATTCCAGCTCGTGCCTTAGAATATAGTGAGAAAAATCGCATAAATGATGCGTATGAAAGATATAAATTATCACGCGACATTAGACAAAAAGCAGCAAATTTAGGCTTTTTTGAAAGTGTGCATTATCTATTTGATAATCCAATTGAGCTTAAAGAGTTAGGTGTGGCTTGTTCGTCTGAAGTGCTATTAAATCCTATAAATAGCGAGTTAAGCGTATTAAAACCAACCTTAATTAATCACCTATTAAATGCAGTTAGCTTTAATATTAAAAATTCAAAAAGATCGGTTAAATTGTTTGAATTTGGCGATGTAATTAGCAAAGATGGAATTCAAAGAGCTAAATTTGGCTTTGTATTTAGTGGGCTTTTAAGTGAGCCTACACTTTTAAATGGCGCTAAGCCAGATACAATTAATTTTATCCATTTTGCAAATTTAATTCAAAATATTTTAGGTAAAATCGAGTTAAAAAAATCAAACGATATTGGATTTTTAAGCGAATTTGAACAAGCAAAAGTATATCAAAATGGCGAATATATCGGCTATATTGGTAGAGCAAATGCGATAGTAGAACAAAGTAAAGATCTATTTACAACATATATTTGTGAAATAGATTTTGATAATTTAAAAGCAAATAAAAAATTAGCAAACCCATACTCAAAATTCCAAAGCCTAAGTAGAGATTTAAGCATTATAATGCCAAAAGATATGCCATATCTTCGCATTAAAGAGCTTATAGAAGGGTTAAATATTAAGAGTCTTAAAGAGTTTTTACCAGTTGATATTTATGCTGATGAGAGCTTAGGTGATAATATAAGCTTAAGTGTAAAATTTACATTCCAAGATGATGCTAAAACTCTTGAAGATGAAGAGATTGTAGCTATTATGGATGAGATTTTGACAGCTTTAAAAGATAATTTAGGTATTGGATTAAGATGA
- the aroA gene encoding 3-phosphoshikimate 1-carboxyvinyltransferase — translation MRVEPLKSKFDVEFDLVSTDKSISHRCAIFSLLSDETSVISNYLEAEDTLNSLAIASKLGAKVEKIDDKYHITPPAQISSAKSILECGNSGTAMRIYMGLLAGCDGFYVLSGDEYLNERPMRRVADPLIKIGAKIDGRDKANKAPIAIRGGNLEYFNYDSAIASAQVKSALILAGLCAKGCEFSEPELSRDHSERMLKGMGADISYEDGKIIVKPLGSKKLKPLIMSVPNDPSSCFFYAVAAAITPGARVKFKNILLNKTRIEAYKVLEKMGAKISYTITSSQYEDIGDIEIIGDKLEAISVDDNISWLIDEAPALAIAFACASGKSELRNAAELRVKECDRITVTINALKACGIEAGEYEDGFWVVGSKPKRALIDSHGDHRIAMSFAVLGLKCGMDISKSEFIATSFPKFSHFLRSLGAKVED, via the coding sequence ATGAGAGTAGAGCCTTTAAAATCTAAATTTGATGTGGAATTTGATTTAGTTTCTACTGATAAATCTATCAGTCACAGATGTGCTATATTTTCTCTTTTAAGCGATGAGACGAGTGTGATTAGCAACTATCTTGAGGCTGAAGATACACTAAACTCGCTAGCTATTGCCTCAAAGCTTGGTGCTAAGGTTGAAAAGATTGATGATAAATATCATATTACTCCACCAGCACAAATTAGCTCAGCTAAATCTATTTTAGAGTGTGGTAACTCAGGAACTGCGATGAGAATATATATGGGACTTTTGGCTGGTTGTGATGGATTTTATGTATTAAGCGGTGATGAGTATTTAAATGAGCGTCCAATGAGGCGTGTAGCTGATCCACTGATTAAAATAGGTGCTAAAATTGATGGTAGAGACAAAGCAAATAAAGCTCCAATTGCTATTCGCGGTGGAAATTTGGAATATTTTAATTATGATTCAGCAATTGCTTCAGCACAGGTTAAAAGCGCTCTGATTTTAGCTGGTTTATGTGCTAAGGGATGCGAGTTTAGCGAACCAGAATTAAGTCGTGATCATAGTGAGCGAATGCTAAAAGGAATGGGAGCAGATATTAGCTATGAAGATGGTAAAATTATTGTAAAACCACTAGGATCAAAAAAGCTAAAACCTCTTATAATGAGTGTGCCAAATGATCCTAGTTCATGCTTTTTTTATGCTGTAGCAGCAGCTATTACTCCAGGTGCTAGAGTTAAATTTAAAAATATATTATTAAATAAAACTAGAATTGAAGCTTATAAAGTCTTAGAAAAAATGGGAGCAAAAATTAGCTATACAATTACTAGTAGCCAGTATGAAGATATTGGAGATATAGAGATTATCGGTGATAAATTAGAAGCTATTAGCGTAGATGATAATATTTCGTGGTTAATCGATGAAGCTCCAGCTCTTGCTATTGCTTTTGCTTGTGCTAGTGGCAAAAGTGAGCTAAGAAATGCAGCTGAATTAAGAGTAAAAGAGTGCGATAGAATCACAGTAACTATAAATGCATTAAAGGCTTGCGGTATAGAAGCGGGTGAGTATGAAGATGGATTTTGGGTTGTTGGATCTAAGCCAAAAAGAGCGCTTATTGATAGCCATGGAGACCATAGAATAGCTATGAGTTTTGCAGTGCTTGGACTAAAGTGTGGAATGGATATATCAAAAAGTGAATTTATAGCTACATCGTTTCCTAAATTTAGTCACTTTTTAAGATCTTTAGGAGCTAAAGTTGAAGATTGA
- a CDS encoding 4-hydroxy-3-methylbut-2-enyl diphosphate reductase, whose protein sequence is MKIELAKNYGFCFGVKRAIKIAENSAGSKDSTSATIGELIHNSLEIDRLKDNFRVKTLKNINELTDEKRAIIRTHGITKGDLERLKTTGIEVIDATCPFVTKPQNIAEKMSNEGYEIVIFGDINHPEVRGVMSYSTKPVHVVLSQEELAGAKLPQKVAVISQTTKKIEEFMTIVTHLMQRVKEVRVFNTICNATLENQEAVRELASKADVMVIVGGKNSSNTKQLYLISKNLCKDSYLIESQEELNSSWFKNKKHCGVSAGASTPEWVIQNVIKELENIDKIYNS, encoded by the coding sequence TTGAAGATTGAACTTGCTAAAAATTATGGATTTTGTTTTGGTGTTAAAAGAGCTATAAAGATTGCTGAAAACTCTGCAGGATCAAAAGATTCTACATCAGCAACAATTGGTGAATTAATTCATAATAGCTTAGAAATTGATAGGCTAAAGGATAATTTTAGAGTTAAGACCTTAAAAAATATAAACGAATTAACTGATGAAAAAAGGGCAATTATCCGAACTCATGGCATTACAAAAGGTGATTTAGAAAGATTAAAAACTACTGGGATAGAGGTAATAGATGCTACATGTCCATTTGTTACTAAACCGCAAAATATTGCTGAAAAGATGAGCAATGAAGGTTATGAAATTGTAATATTTGGAGATATTAACCATCCTGAAGTGCGCGGTGTAATGAGTTATTCAACCAAGCCTGTACATGTAGTGCTATCTCAAGAGGAGTTAGCAGGCGCTAAATTACCGCAAAAAGTAGCCGTAATCTCTCAAACTACTAAAAAAATTGAGGAGTTTATGACTATTGTAACGCACCTTATGCAAAGGGTAAAAGAGGTTAGAGTATTTAATACTATATGTAATGCAACATTAGAAAACCAAGAAGCTGTAAGAGAGTTAGCCTCAAAAGCTGATGTAATGGTAATTGTAGGTGGTAAAAACTCTTCAAATACTAAACAACTATATTTAATTTCTAAAAATTTATGTAAAGATAGCTATCTAATTGAGAGTCAAGAAGAGTTAAATTCAAGTTGGTTTAAAAATAAAAAGCATTGTGGTGTAAGTGCTGGAGCTAGTACGCCTGAATGGGTTATTCAAAATGTTATAAAAGAGCTTGAAAATATCGATAAAATTTATAATAGTTAA
- a CDS encoding 30S ribosomal protein S1 — protein MAEAKKFVHNDIDKIDLEEDFATMFEESLKSEEATVCDGVIVNIKDDEVYVDVRKKSEGVMSISEITDENGNLLFNIGDSIKVAVTGSRNGRPSVSHKKALRKEKVKAFIDNFNEDAENIFDVKIISKNKGGFVAVNDEGIEFFMPKSQSGFKDSNQAMNKSFKVKVIKIDKDDQSIIVSRKKLVDEDRKKRKEIVSAILENTDVIEGTIKKITTYGMFVDVGGIDGLVHYSEISYKGPVNPNTLYKEGDKVDVKIIKYDNEKKHLSLSIKAATPDPWDEIKDGLEVGDTIKVTVSNIEPYGAFVDLGNDIEGFLHISEISWDKNIKNPKEFIKENEELDVEVIEINPVSRRLRVSLKNLLPKPFDEFSSKFKEGDVVKGVVTTLTNFGAFVRVGGLEGLLHNEDSSWDRNDKCKDIFKAGDEVEVKIIKIDPKEQKISLSQKDLKASPAMEYAKSHSVGDIVNGTIRDIKDFGIFVSLDGNVDALIRKEDIGSLDIDSLKVGDSIEAAIAFIDEKKNRIRLSVKRLAKQKEREVLNEINDDDKMTLGDIIKEQLA, from the coding sequence ATGGCTGAGGCGAAAAAATTCGTTCATAATGACATTGACAAAATCGATCTAGAAGAAGATTTTGCTACTATGTTTGAAGAGTCTTTAAAAAGTGAAGAGGCTACTGTGTGCGATGGTGTCATCGTTAATATAAAAGATGATGAAGTATATGTAGATGTACGCAAAAAATCTGAAGGTGTAATGAGTATATCTGAAATTACCGATGAAAATGGAAATTTGTTATTTAACATTGGTGATAGTATTAAAGTAGCAGTAACTGGCTCTAGAAATGGTAGACCTAGTGTATCGCATAAAAAAGCTCTTAGAAAAGAGAAAGTAAAAGCGTTCATAGATAACTTCAATGAAGATGCTGAAAATATATTTGATGTAAAAATTATATCAAAAAATAAGGGTGGTTTTGTTGCTGTTAATGATGAAGGTATTGAGTTTTTTATGCCTAAATCACAAAGTGGATTTAAAGATTCAAATCAAGCTATGAATAAGAGCTTTAAAGTTAAAGTGATCAAAATTGATAAAGATGATCAAAGTATCATTGTATCACGCAAAAAACTAGTTGATGAAGATAGAAAAAAACGCAAAGAGATAGTATCAGCAATTTTAGAAAATACAGATGTAATAGAAGGTACTATTAAAAAAATCACTACATATGGTATGTTTGTTGATGTAGGCGGTATAGATGGCTTAGTTCATTATAGTGAAATTAGCTATAAAGGTCCGGTAAATCCAAATACTTTATATAAAGAGGGTGATAAAGTAGATGTAAAAATTATTAAATATGATAATGAGAAAAAACATCTATCTTTATCTATTAAAGCTGCTACTCCAGATCCTTGGGATGAGATTAAAGATGGCCTAGAAGTAGGTGATACAATTAAGGTAACTGTAAGCAATATTGAGCCTTATGGTGCTTTTGTTGATTTGGGTAATGATATCGAAGGATTCTTACATATTAGTGAAATTTCATGGGATAAAAATATTAAAAACCCAAAAGAATTTATAAAAGAAAATGAAGAACTAGATGTTGAAGTTATCGAGATTAATCCAGTTAGTCGCCGTTTAAGAGTTAGCCTTAAAAATTTATTGCCAAAACCATTTGATGAGTTTAGCTCTAAATTTAAAGAGGGCGATGTGGTAAAAGGTGTAGTAACTACATTGACTAATTTTGGTGCTTTTGTTAGAGTTGGCGGCTTAGAAGGATTATTGCATAATGAAGATTCTTCTTGGGATCGCAATGATAAATGTAAAGATATATTTAAAGCTGGTGATGAAGTAGAAGTAAAAATAATTAAAATTGATCCAAAAGAGCAAAAAATATCTCTAAGTCAAAAAGATTTAAAAGCTAGTCCAGCTATGGAGTACGCTAAATCTCACTCTGTGGGCGATATTGTTAATGGAACTATAAGAGATATTAAAGATTTTGGTATTTTTGTAAGCCTAGATGGCAATGTAGATGCGCTAATCCGTAAAGAAGATATTGGATCGCTTGATATTGATTCTTTAAAAGTTGGAGATAGCATAGAAGCTGCTATTGCTTTTATTGATGAGAAAAAAAATAGAATTCGCCTAAGTGTAAAAAGATTAGCTAAACAAAAAGAGCGTGAAGTCTTAAATGAGATCAATGATGATGATAAAATGACACTTGGTGATATTATTAAAGAGCAATTAGCATAA
- the serA gene encoding phosphoglycerate dehydrogenase, with product MKTVIVCDAIHPVGFEILNAQNDIKVIDAVDMPKDKLLDILGEADVAITRSSTDCGEKFINAATKLKALVRAGVGVDNVDIDGFSKKGIIVMNVPTANTIAAVEMTMCHLLNSARNYINSVNDLQQDRVWKREKWYGNELYGKTLGVIGFGNIGSRVAYRSLAFGMKVIAYDPYIDPSKATDMGATYTTNFDDILGCDFITIHTPKNKETTNMVDEEQIAKMKDGVRLINCARGGLYNEDALYKNLKSGKIAYAGIDVFVKEPGNDHPLLDLNNVSATPHLGANTYESQKNIAIDAAEQAISAARGICYPNALNLPVKVEDLPPFVAPYTELLPKMAYFASQLIGKKQIKAIRLELEGEVSDYAEPMLSFAIAGALKDVLGDTINYENATLKASEKGIEVSTNVVPASGYKSKLTVKLITDEDSVSVGGTVFSETEQRIVSVNGFKTDFKPKGRMIVFKNRDIPGVISDISGILAKAKINIADFRLGRDNDGFALAVILVDEDIQKDILDQLNALEACVWARYAVLI from the coding sequence ATGAAAACAGTTATAGTATGCGATGCTATTCATCCAGTAGGGTTTGAGATTTTAAACGCTCAAAATGATATAAAGGTTATCGATGCTGTAGATATGCCAAAAGATAAGCTTTTAGATATTTTAGGTGAAGCTGATGTAGCTATCACTCGTAGTTCAACTGATTGTGGTGAGAAATTTATAAATGCAGCTACTAAGCTAAAAGCTTTAGTTCGTGCTGGTGTGGGTGTAGATAATGTAGATATAGATGGCTTTTCTAAAAAGGGAATTATAGTTATGAATGTACCTACAGCTAATACAATTGCAGCTGTAGAGATGACTATGTGTCACCTATTAAATAGTGCTAGAAATTATATCAATTCTGTAAATGATCTACAACAAGATCGTGTTTGGAAACGTGAAAAATGGTATGGAAATGAGCTTTATGGCAAAACCTTAGGAGTTATCGGTTTTGGTAATATTGGCTCTAGAGTAGCATATAGAAGTCTTGCTTTTGGTATGAAAGTTATAGCTTATGATCCATATATTGATCCTAGCAAAGCTACTGATATGGGAGCTACATATACTACTAATTTTGATGATATTTTAGGTTGTGATTTTATTACAATTCATACACCAAAAAATAAAGAGACTACAAATATGGTAGATGAAGAGCAAATTGCCAAAATGAAAGATGGTGTAAGACTTATTAACTGCGCTCGTGGTGGCTTATATAATGAAGATGCGCTTTATAAGAATTTAAAAAGCGGTAAGATCGCTTATGCTGGTATAGATGTATTTGTCAAAGAGCCAGGAAATGATCATCCATTGCTAGATTTAAATAATGTAAGCGCTACTCCACACCTAGGTGCTAATACATATGAATCACAAAAAAATATCGCTATTGATGCAGCTGAACAAGCTATTAGCGCTGCAAGAGGCATTTGCTATCCAAATGCTTTAAATTTACCTGTTAAGGTTGAGGATCTACCTCCATTTGTAGCACCTTATACAGAGCTTTTACCTAAGATGGCGTATTTTGCATCTCAACTTATTGGCAAAAAACAGATTAAAGCTATTAGATTAGAGCTTGAAGGCGAAGTATCAGACTATGCTGAACCGATGTTATCATTTGCTATTGCAGGTGCGTTAAAAGATGTATTAGGGGATACTATAAATTATGAAAATGCTACTTTAAAAGCATCTGAAAAAGGTATCGAAGTATCTACAAATGTAGTTCCAGCAAGTGGATATAAAAGCAAGCTAACAGTTAAACTTATCACAGATGAAGACTCTGTAAGCGTGGGCGGAACTGTATTTAGCGAAACAGAACAAAGAATTGTAAGCGTAAATGGATTTAAGACTGATTTTAAACCAAAAGGCAGAATGATAGTATTTAAAAACCGCGATATCCCAGGCGTTATTAGTGATATTAGTGGTATTTTAGCTAAAGCTAAGATTAATATTGCTGATTTTAGACTAGGTAGAGACAATGATGGTTTTGCTTTAGCAGTTATACTAGTAGATGAAGATATTCAAAAAGATATTCTAGATCAACTAAATGCACTTGAAGCATGTGTATGGGCTAGATATGCGGTATTAATTTAA
- the efp gene encoding elongation factor P, which translates to MATYSMGDLKKGLKIELDGKPYKIVEYQHVKPGKGAAFVRVKIKSFIDGKVLEKTFHAGDKCEAPNLVEKEMQYLYDDGEYCQFMDVESYEQVAIADEDIGDAKKWMIDGMMVQILFHNGKAIGVEVPQVVELKIIETQPNFKGDTQGSNKKPATLESGAVVQIPFHVLEGEVIRVDTVRGEYIERANK; encoded by the coding sequence ATGGCAACATACTCTATGGGAGACCTTAAAAAAGGCTTAAAAATTGAACTTGATGGAAAGCCTTATAAAATTGTTGAGTATCAACATGTAAAACCTGGAAAAGGCGCAGCATTTGTACGCGTAAAAATTAAATCATTCATTGATGGTAAAGTATTAGAAAAAACTTTCCATGCCGGCGATAAATGTGAGGCTCCAAATTTAGTAGAAAAAGAGATGCAATATCTATATGATGATGGTGAGTATTGTCAATTTATGGATGTTGAATCATATGAGCAAGTAGCAATAGCTGATGAGGATATTGGTGATGCGAAAAAATGGATGATAGATGGTATGATGGTTCAAATTCTATTCCATAATGGTAAAGCAATTGGCGTAGAGGTTCCGCAAGTTGTTGAGCTTAAGATTATTGAAACTCAGCCAAATTTCAAAGGCGATACTCAAGGAAGCAATAAAAAACCAGCCACTTTAGAAAGCGGTGCTGTAGTTCAAATACCATTTCATGTACTAGAAGGCGAGGTAATTCGTGTTGATACTGTGCGTGGAGAGTATATCGAAAGAGCAAATAAATAA
- a CDS encoding SCO family protein: MKRLIYGVLLLILAFGAYFLVDSKLKIAKYNFDANSTIGKVNITSFKDEYKILYFGYTFCPDICPSTLTILSSVIDEMGLNDKIKILFVTLDLQRDNEKECDEFAKYFYANSVCLKMQDSELKKVTKNYNAKYELVNLQDSAMDYSVAHSSSVYLFKRNGQFYKEISNLTKDEIKKEILELTKD, translated from the coding sequence ATGAAAAGATTGATATATGGAGTTTTGTTGTTAATTTTAGCTTTTGGTGCCTATTTTTTAGTTGATAGTAAGCTAAAAATTGCTAAGTATAATTTTGATGCTAATAGTACTATTGGCAAAGTCAATATAACAAGCTTTAAAGACGAGTATAAGATTTTATATTTTGGATATACATTTTGTCCTGATATTTGCCCATCAACTCTTACTATTTTATCATCAGTAATTGATGAAATGGGACTTAATGATAAGATTAAGATTTTATTTGTTACGCTTGATCTTCAAAGAGATAATGAAAAAGAGTGTGATGAATTTGCTAAATATTTTTATGCTAATTCAGTTTGTTTAAAAATGCAAGATAGTGAGCTAAAAAAAGTAACCAAAAATTATAATGCAAAATATGAACTTGTAAATTTGCAAGATTCGGCTATGGATTACAGCGTAGCTCATAGCTCTTCAGTTTATCTATTTAAAAGAAATGGACAATTTTATAAAGAGATCTCAAATTTAACCAAAGATGAGATTAAAAAAGAGATTTTAGAGCTAACTAAAGATTAA